The following proteins are co-located in the Paenibacillus sp. JNUCC32 genome:
- a CDS encoding D-alanyl-D-alanine carboxypeptidase family protein, translating into MMKMKWTNRKSMLSMLIAICCLLVTAVPVHADHEQGPSNHAQAAALIDVTSGRMLYSKNGDERLRIASLTKIMTAIVAIEHGKLDDRVKVSKNAFAKEGSSIFLRLGEEMTLENLLYGLMLRSGNDAATAIAEHVGGTEEGFVLLMNEKAASLGMTNSHFMNPHGLDHDEHYSSAHDVAKLTAYALKNPVFSEIVKTPTKKAPNPNEAWDYKWDNKNKMLRFYEGADGVKTGYTKKAFRCLVSSATRNGQQIAAVTLNDGNDWNDHSNMLDYGFAHFPLKKVTEKGQKIQGYPLVTGSSFTYAFAHDEEARLVKRLVLHKTSTPDLSFGLRGHIELLLDNVSIGKVPVYAEGSKLPEVPEALQKSRSALGPVGSLSLWQSAGEVLRHLFRGAHN; encoded by the coding sequence ATGATGAAAATGAAATGGACGAACCGCAAGTCTATGTTATCCATGTTGATCGCCATATGCTGCTTGCTGGTTACGGCTGTCCCTGTACACGCAGATCACGAGCAAGGCCCGTCCAATCATGCACAGGCAGCTGCGCTGATTGACGTGACGTCCGGGAGAATGCTGTACAGCAAGAACGGGGACGAGCGTTTAAGAATCGCCAGCTTGACCAAGATAATGACCGCCATCGTGGCCATTGAACACGGTAAGCTGGATGATCGCGTCAAAGTCTCCAAGAATGCTTTTGCCAAAGAGGGCTCCTCGATCTTCCTGAGGCTTGGAGAGGAGATGACCCTTGAGAATCTGCTGTACGGCTTGATGCTGCGCTCCGGCAACGATGCTGCCACGGCCATTGCGGAGCATGTCGGCGGTACGGAAGAAGGCTTTGTGTTATTGATGAACGAGAAGGCCGCCTCGCTCGGCATGACGAATTCGCATTTTATGAATCCGCATGGACTGGATCACGACGAGCATTACTCGTCAGCGCATGACGTAGCCAAACTGACGGCATATGCCCTCAAGAATCCGGTCTTTAGCGAGATCGTCAAAACCCCTACCAAGAAAGCGCCCAACCCGAATGAAGCATGGGACTACAAATGGGACAACAAAAACAAAATGCTGCGCTTCTACGAAGGGGCGGACGGCGTCAAAACGGGTTACACCAAAAAAGCATTCCGCTGCCTGGTGAGCTCCGCTACTCGTAACGGTCAGCAAATCGCAGCAGTAACGCTGAATGACGGCAACGATTGGAACGACCATTCCAACATGCTGGATTACGGCTTTGCTCATTTTCCACTGAAAAAGGTCACGGAAAAGGGACAGAAAATCCAGGGCTATCCGCTCGTCACGGGCAGTTCCTTCACTTATGCGTTCGCGCATGATGAGGAAGCGCGCCTGGTGAAGAGACTGGTCCTGCATAAAACAAGCACGCCCGACTTGTCTTTTGGGCTGCGGGGGCATATTGAGCTGCTGCTCGATAATGTCAGCATCGGCAAGGTTCCGGTCTACGCGGAAGGAAGCAAACTTCCTGAAGTCCCTGAGGCCTTGCAAAAGTCCAGGAGCGCTCTGGGACCTGTCGGTTCCTTGTCGCTTTGGCAGTCTGCAGGAGAAGTGCTTCGGCATCTGTTCAGGGGCGCACATAACTAG
- the ytfJ gene encoding GerW family sporulation protein: MAEHPIQGLMQTAMENIKGMVDVNTIVGDPVNTPDGSVILPISKVAFGFAAGGSDYNVEAGGTHHNTANGTHTDHNALPFGGGSGGGVSIRPIAFLVVGKEGVHIVPLDNQTHLFERIIDATPYLLDQIQSMFQSGSNAAGSTTPPPAY, encoded by the coding sequence ATGGCAGAACACCCTATTCAAGGCTTGATGCAAACGGCTATGGAGAACATCAAGGGAATGGTGGACGTGAATACGATCGTAGGCGACCCCGTGAATACACCTGACGGCAGCGTCATTTTGCCAATCAGTAAGGTGGCGTTTGGTTTCGCAGCGGGCGGGAGCGACTACAACGTTGAAGCAGGCGGCACACACCATAATACCGCTAACGGGACGCATACCGACCATAATGCCCTTCCTTTTGGCGGCGGCAGCGGCGGCGGCGTGTCCATCCGGCCCATAGCTTTCCTGGTCGTGGGTAAAGAAGGCGTGCACATCGTTCCGCTGGACAACCAGACACATCTGTTTGAACGGATTATCGATGCGACCCCGTATTTACTTGATCAAATCCAGTCGATGTTTCAATCGGGAAGCAATGCCGCAGGCAGCACGACGCCTCCCCCGGCATACTGA
- a CDS encoding DUF2953 domain-containing protein: MRIWIFLAVGLVVLLIVLLIVVLSSKVTIKLDVVLRKNEYKVLAEMKMLFGWITRKYEVPFHLANGGIEYKKETVPVDEGTALGSKEDKETSRRTIRYRDYVRVLLTTKGFKKWARQTMAAVHLMDVRWSTRIALEHAADTAVATGLLHAVKHTIMGWMSYRLIMDELPEIQVVPVFNGPPQISTELCCIAKISCGKAMYAGLVLIVRVLKVKGGVRSWQNTLFKA; this comes from the coding sequence GTGAGGATATGGATCTTTCTTGCGGTCGGTCTGGTCGTTCTCCTTATCGTATTGCTGATCGTTGTGCTAAGCTCGAAGGTCACGATAAAGCTGGATGTGGTTTTAAGAAAAAATGAATATAAAGTATTGGCGGAAATGAAAATGCTCTTTGGATGGATCACGCGCAAATACGAAGTTCCCTTTCATTTGGCCAACGGGGGCATTGAGTATAAAAAAGAGACCGTTCCCGTGGACGAGGGGACTGCGCTCGGTTCCAAAGAAGACAAAGAAACTTCAAGACGAACCATACGATACAGGGACTATGTGCGGGTTTTGCTGACTACGAAGGGATTTAAAAAGTGGGCAAGGCAAACGATGGCGGCCGTTCATCTCATGGATGTGCGCTGGTCAACCCGGATTGCCTTGGAGCATGCGGCCGATACCGCGGTTGCAACCGGATTGCTTCATGCTGTTAAGCATACCATTATGGGTTGGATGTCGTACCGGCTGATTATGGATGAGCTGCCGGAAATCCAGGTGGTACCGGTCTTTAACGGTCCGCCGCAAATTTCCACAGAGCTTTGCTGCATAGCGAAAATCTCCTGCGGAAAAGCTATGTATGCTGGACTGGTACTTATAGTTCGCGTGTTAAAGGTGAAAGGAGGAGTTAGATCATGGCAGAACACCCTATTCAAGGCTTGA
- the scpB gene encoding SMC-Scp complex subunit ScpB, translating to MDYPKLKSIIEGLLFLAGEEGLSVKQIAEITEQSDGLVGEALEDMKEEWERYERGIQIVQIAGSYKIATLAEHAPYFERLAYSPSRSSLSQAALETLSIVAYRQPITRVEIEDIRGVKSERAIHTLVSKGLIEEVGRAEAIGRPILYGTTKSFLDYFGLANIKDLPEPSQFEDNDHLEEETQLLFDKLDGQQLTFDDVEES from the coding sequence ATGGATTATCCGAAGCTGAAATCGATTATTGAGGGGCTTCTGTTCTTGGCGGGAGAAGAGGGCTTGTCGGTAAAGCAAATTGCTGAAATCACCGAGCAATCGGATGGCCTCGTTGGCGAAGCGCTGGAGGATATGAAGGAAGAATGGGAGCGATATGAACGGGGAATTCAGATCGTGCAGATTGCGGGTAGCTACAAAATTGCGACGCTGGCCGAGCACGCCCCGTATTTCGAACGTCTGGCGTATTCGCCTTCCCGCTCCTCATTGTCGCAAGCCGCGCTCGAGACGCTTTCCATCGTGGCCTATCGGCAGCCGATTACGCGCGTGGAGATTGAAGACATTCGCGGCGTCAAGTCCGAAAGAGCCATCCATACGCTGGTAAGCAAAGGGTTGATTGAAGAAGTCGGACGCGCGGAGGCGATTGGCAGACCGATTCTGTATGGAACGACCAAATCGTTTCTGGATTATTTCGGGCTTGCGAACATCAAGGATTTGCCGGAGCCGTCGCAATTCGAGGATAACGATCATCTGGAAGAGGAAACCCAGCTGCTGTTCGACAAGCTTGACGGACAACAGCTTACGTTTGATGATGTGGAGGAAAGCTAG
- a CDS encoding segregation and condensation protein A — protein sequence MTVLYKLETFEGPLDLLLHLIDKAEIDIQDIPVSEITEQYMAYLHNMQELELEITSEFLVMAATLLSIKSKLLLPKPPVIEMDEFDFFEEDDMDPRAELIAKLIEYRKYKGIARHLHEKEWERSMIYSKEAEDLTPYMPEVEENPVQGLHISDLIAAFQKALRKAVKRTSYARIQRDEISVKDRIRQVMDALEQVGPGGRILFSKLLHEEMERHEIVVTFLAILELMKMKQILCYQEKLFEDIVMEWRGEERIDGLSEAEIDY from the coding sequence GTGACCGTATTATACAAGCTGGAAACGTTTGAAGGACCGCTCGATCTGCTGCTGCACTTGATTGATAAAGCGGAAATCGACATCCAGGATATTCCCGTCAGCGAGATTACCGAACAATACATGGCCTATTTGCACAACATGCAGGAGCTGGAGCTGGAAATTACGAGCGAATTTCTGGTGATGGCTGCAACGCTGCTGTCTATAAAGAGCAAGCTATTGCTTCCGAAGCCTCCGGTTATCGAAATGGACGAGTTCGATTTTTTTGAAGAGGATGACATGGATCCGAGAGCGGAACTCATCGCGAAGCTGATCGAATACCGCAAGTACAAAGGAATCGCCCGACATCTGCATGAGAAGGAATGGGAACGCAGCATGATTTACTCCAAGGAAGCGGAGGACCTGACTCCTTACATGCCGGAAGTGGAAGAGAACCCGGTGCAGGGATTACATATCTCGGATTTGATCGCAGCTTTTCAAAAAGCGTTAAGAAAAGCCGTCAAACGGACTTCGTATGCCCGCATCCAGCGGGATGAAATATCGGTTAAGGACCGGATCCGGCAGGTGATGGACGCTCTGGAGCAGGTCGGGCCGGGAGGCCGGATTCTGTTCTCCAAGCTGCTGCACGAGGAAATGGAGCGCCATGAAATCGTGGTGACCTTTCTGGCTATCTTGGAGCTGATGAAGATGAAGCAAATCCTGTGCTACCAAGAGAAATTGTTTGAAGATATCGTCATGGAGTGGAGAGGGGAAGAACGCATTGATGGATTATCCGAAGCTGAAATCGATTATTGA
- the ribH gene encoding 6,7-dimethyl-8-ribityllumazine synthase, whose product MATIFEGHLVSEGLKYGIVVGRFNEFITSKLLGGALDALKRHGAQDNEIDVAWVPGAFEIPLIAQKMAESGKYDAIITLGTVIRGSTTHYDYVCNEVAKGVSAINLKTGVPTIFGVVTTENIEQAVERAGTKAGNKGWDSAMAAIEMANLTKSLK is encoded by the coding sequence ATGGCAACAATATTTGAAGGTCATTTAGTATCCGAAGGTTTGAAATACGGCATCGTAGTAGGTCGTTTCAACGAATTCATCACCAGCAAGCTGCTTGGCGGCGCACTGGACGCCTTGAAGCGTCACGGCGCACAGGACAACGAAATCGACGTCGCTTGGGTCCCGGGGGCGTTTGAGATTCCGCTCATCGCCCAAAAGATGGCAGAAAGCGGCAAATACGATGCGATCATCACCTTGGGAACCGTCATTCGCGGCTCCACCACGCACTATGATTATGTGTGCAACGAAGTGGCCAAGGGCGTGTCCGCCATTAACCTGAAGACTGGCGTACCAACGATTTTCGGCGTCGTCACGACGGAGAATATCGAACAAGCCGTCGAACGCGCGGGAACGAAGGCAGGCAATAAAGGCTGGGATTCCGCCATGGCGGCCATTGAAATGGCGAACTTGACGAAAAGCCTAAAATAG